A stretch of the Argonema galeatum A003/A1 genome encodes the following:
- the glgB gene encoding 1,4-alpha-glucan branching enzyme: protein MTIAPEQIDRIVWNQHQDPFEVLGPHLIEQNGKTVWVVRTYLPNADAVWVVLPEERKQFPMQSVHHPHFFECNIDTPELANYQLRIKEGEHERVVNDAYAFRSPLLTEFDIHLFAEGNHHRIYEKLGAHLTEVNGVKGVYFAVWAPNARNVSLLGDFNLWDGRQHQMGKRETGIWELFIPGLEVGVHYKYEIKNYAGHIYEKSDPYGFHQEARPKTASIVADLDTYTWNDDEWMEKRRHGDPLTQPVCVYECHLGSWLHASSDEPAVLPNGEKEPVVVVSELRPGARFLTYRELAEKLIPYVKELGFTHIELLPIAEHPFDGSWGYQVTGYYAPTSRFGKPEDFMYFVDKCHEQGIGVLVDWVPGHFPKDGHGLAFFDGTHLYEHADPRKGEHKQWGTLVFNYGRNEVRNFLVANALFWFDKYHIDGIRVDAVASMLYLNYLRPDGEWVANQYGGCEHIEAADFLRQTNHVLFSYYPGILSIAEESTSWPMVSWPTYVGGLGFNLKWNMGWMHDMLDYFHMDPWFRQFHQNNLTFSIWYHHSENYMLALSHDEVVHGKSPLIGKMPGDRWQKFANVRTLLAYMYTHPGKKTLFMSMEFGQWSEWNVWADLEWQLFQHEEHQQLVKFMTDLNHLYQNEPTLYTWDFGEGGFEWIDCNDNRHSVISFIRRDKEDPGNFVVTVCNFTPQPHSHYRVGVPEAGFYKELFNSDAGEYGGSNMGNLGGKWTEEWFFHNHYHSLDLCLPPLAVLILKFDRQKTEAAMKAANPALEEESQDVSTAD from the coding sequence ATGACCATTGCCCCTGAGCAGATTGACCGGATTGTTTGGAATCAGCATCAAGACCCGTTTGAAGTGCTGGGGCCCCATCTTATTGAGCAAAATGGCAAAACTGTCTGGGTAGTGCGAACTTACCTTCCGAATGCCGACGCCGTATGGGTCGTGCTACCAGAGGAACGAAAACAATTTCCGATGCAATCCGTGCATCATCCTCACTTTTTTGAATGCAACATTGATACGCCGGAACTAGCAAACTATCAGCTGCGGATTAAAGAAGGCGAACATGAGCGCGTCGTAAATGACGCTTATGCTTTCCGCTCGCCGCTGCTGACAGAATTTGACATTCACTTATTCGCCGAAGGGAATCATCACCGCATTTACGAGAAGTTAGGGGCACACCTAACCGAAGTCAACGGCGTCAAGGGCGTTTATTTTGCCGTTTGGGCTCCCAATGCTCGTAACGTTTCGCTTTTGGGCGATTTCAACTTGTGGGATGGTCGCCAACACCAAATGGGAAAACGGGAAACAGGTATTTGGGAATTGTTTATTCCCGGACTGGAGGTCGGAGTCCACTACAAGTATGAAATCAAAAACTATGCTGGCCACATTTACGAAAAAAGCGACCCCTATGGTTTCCACCAGGAAGCGCGGCCTAAAACTGCTTCTATCGTCGCCGACTTAGATACCTACACTTGGAACGACGATGAGTGGATGGAAAAGCGTCGTCACGGTGACCCGCTGACCCAGCCTGTTTGCGTCTACGAATGCCATTTAGGCTCATGGTTGCACGCTTCTTCAGATGAACCGGCAGTGTTGCCGAATGGGGAAAAGGAGCCGGTGGTCGTCGTCTCAGAACTCAGACCGGGGGCTCGCTTCCTTACCTACCGCGAGTTAGCAGAGAAACTGATTCCCTACGTTAAGGAACTCGGATTTACTCACATTGAATTATTGCCGATCGCAGAACATCCTTTTGATGGTTCTTGGGGATATCAGGTGACGGGATACTACGCACCTACTTCTCGCTTTGGCAAGCCCGAAGATTTCATGTATTTCGTTGACAAATGCCACGAACAAGGCATTGGGGTACTCGTTGACTGGGTGCCGGGTCACTTCCCCAAAGACGGTCACGGTTTGGCTTTCTTCGATGGCACCCACCTATACGAACACGCTGACCCCCGCAAGGGCGAACACAAACAGTGGGGCACTTTGGTGTTCAACTACGGTCGCAACGAAGTGCGTAATTTCCTGGTAGCGAACGCGCTGTTTTGGTTTGACAAATACCACATTGACGGGATACGGGTAGACGCCGTGGCTTCCATGCTCTACCTCAACTATTTACGCCCAGATGGGGAATGGGTTGCCAACCAGTACGGCGGTTGCGAACATATTGAAGCGGCTGATTTCCTCCGTCAGACAAATCACGTCCTCTTCAGCTACTACCCTGGTATTCTCTCCATTGCTGAAGAGTCTACCTCTTGGCCGATGGTGTCTTGGCCTACTTATGTGGGCGGCTTGGGCTTTAACTTGAAGTGGAATATGGGCTGGATGCACGATATGTTGGATTATTTCCACATGGACCCGTGGTTCCGCCAGTTCCACCAAAACAACCTCACCTTCAGTATTTGGTACCACCACAGCGAAAATTATATGCTGGCGCTATCTCACGATGAGGTGGTACACGGTAAGAGTCCTTTGATTGGGAAGATGCCGGGGGACAGGTGGCAGAAGTTCGCCAACGTGCGAACTTTGTTGGCTTATATGTATACTCACCCCGGCAAGAAGACTCTATTTATGAGTATGGAGTTCGGGCAGTGGAGCGAGTGGAATGTCTGGGCAGATTTGGAGTGGCAGCTGTTCCAGCACGAGGAGCATCAACAGTTGGTTAAGTTTATGACTGACCTCAACCACCTGTATCAAAACGAACCAACGCTGTATACTTGGGATTTTGGTGAGGGCGGGTTTGAGTGGATTGATTGCAATGATAACCGCCACAGCGTGATTTCGTTTATCCGCCGCGATAAGGAAGATCCAGGTAATTTTGTAGTGACCGTGTGTAATTTCACACCTCAGCCCCACAGTCATTACCGCGTCGGCGTGCCAGAAGCGGGATTCTATAAGGAACTGTTCAATAGCGATGCCGGTGAGTACGGTGGTAGCAACATGGGGAATTTAGGGGGTAAGTGGACGGAAGAGTGGTTCTTCCACAATCATTACCATTCCCTGGATCTGTGTTTACCTCCGTTAGCGGTGCTGATTTTGAAGTTCGATCGCCAGAAAACCGAAGCGGCGATGAAAGCTGCTAATCCAGCTTTAGAGGAAGAGTCGCAGGACGTTTCTACAGCTGATTAG